ataaaatcatAACAATCCCAAAAATGGAAATCGAAATGATCAATTAAACATCCGAACATCAAAGGATGCGATAATCATTGTGAAAAGCCAGCAAGATTAACTTGTGAAATATATATCCTCccattttgtatttttttccctcgATTTCAACTTCGGTTGTACAAAGTCTAACCCAAAAATGGGGGTATTGTTTTGAGTGTAGTTAAAGAATGCTgctaaaagaaaaatttaaaaaaatcgatcaattcaatatagtatttaaatgaataataaaaaaactttgtataaaaatcaaatcagcTAGGTTTCTGATCAAATCATAAGAGTTCATATGTCCCTTAAACCTAcatttttgtgaaaaatcatcatatcgaatgattgataatttaaaaattgttttagaAAAATCGAATACCTACCTAATCACACAGGAAGTCTATTCTGCTCCATATATAAAACACAGTTAATATTGTTACAGATATCATGGCCATGTTCCTATATTCATGAGTGAAATGAGAAATATTCACAATTACAAACAGGAAAaagcaataattttttttgatcaaaagaaatttgaaaaagcTTCAGAAAGACTAATCGGGCTTAATATTTAGCATAATCATGGATTTTCATCTGGCAAAATCGTTGCTCatcattgtttcaattttttttttggatcgtCGAGAAAATATTAAGTGTTGGGAAGATTACTAAcctgaaatgagaaaaaaaaatttcaatattaaaaatttttgtgaaACTTTGGGttaaaaaatcttttctgaaattgaaatcagaaaaaaataattcattcaatgttgaaatcatttttacatGCTCATATAGATTCCCACTTGATTTTTaacatcatttgaaatgtttctcattcgaatcaaaaaaaaaaaaattttataaaaagCTTACCTGGTGTCAATGGAACTATAACCCGAGCATCGGCTAGATATCGAACATTTTTGATCctaaggaaaagaaaaaacaaaatgagtAAAAATTCTAGCCATTCGgttgttgatttaaaaacaaattagAATCAGGTAGTAGCTgctatcattttttttttatcaaagaTCTTGGTgtaaaacaatcatcagatTTGATGAGAAAtacaaagatttttttgccattattCTTACCATCAAGAGAgtgtcattttcattgaattcgatACTTTATTATCTCGGGACAAATGCTGAAAATAGAtttaaagtgaaaaaaaatcttcattaGAAAATGGccataaaatttaaatgagaATGTGAACACGAAATTCAGATAGGGGCGAAAATAGATAGATTTTTACTATCATAACTAAAATTAGTTCAGATGAactatattatcatcaatttcataaattatttaattagaaaaaattaacGAAATAATTCACCTACCATAAAGTGGCCATCCGAATCATGATTAGTTtctgaaatggaaaaaaaaatttctcggGGTTAgtattaaaaatttaattttttaaaaatttagaaaTTATATTGATAAATCAGATGAAACACGGATAGGTGGTAGAAAAGTCGTCATCGAATAACTCGAGAGTAGCAAATATGGTCATCATTGTCTCgaaattcagaaaaaaaatcatttagaAGACCAATAGAACTTACCATGACGAACgcagaaattgaaataaaatagaacCAACAAGAAATGTGAAAATACACGCTTCTACCAGGGAGCGAGTAAACGGAAAACgtgcatttttttcgaaacgCATGCGTATTCAAAATTCACGTGGCAAATGAGTCAATTTTTCAGGGATCCTTCAATATAGTACGTTAAacgatgaattttattttcaaatcttttttttcagattcaaaataattatataaaaatggaatggaaaaaataattataaaaaataacataaacaaacataGTTTACACACAGTAAACGGATAGAAtgtagaaaagaaaaattggaaagGCACTCGAAAATTCTCACCATACAATTTCCAAAGAATAGAATTTTCgcataaaataaaataatttttctgcaaataaatagatgaatgaataggtGTGTTTtcaagacgaaaaaaaaagaataaaaaccaTTTTTCACATGATCACACTTGGCTCTGCAACTGATTTGGAGATTTCTTTGTTAGGTAAAACTTTCACGCCATTGAGATAAAGTTCATCATTAACGAGAACATCTTCGCCAAGTACACAATTATTTTCCATACGAACCTATTTGAATAAAGATTAATGAAACTTTTCACAATTATCTAAATTACACATACCCATTTGCCGATTCGACATTTCCAGCCAATGATACAAGAATCGAGCCAGCTATGAGCTCGGACAATCGAATTGCTCATAATAGTGCAACGTTTTATGCAAACACCATCTTCGATCACAACATTAGCACCGATCGAAACATTAGGTCCAATTCTACAATTTTGACCATATTTAGCTGTAGGATGAATGAGAACATTACCAACTATTCCGGGATTATTCGCACTGGGCAAAATATTTCTTGATTTCAACGAAGACAGATAAAGTCCTGTGCCTGTGATGAAATCTTTTGGCTGTCCAACATCCATCCAAAATCCAGGCAATTCAGAAGCATATAGTTGACCTTCAAAAGCCAtctttggaaaaatttccttTTCAATTGAAGTTGGTTTTAGCTAGAAAGATTgtatttgatcaatcaaaaaatgaatgttaaTGTGTGCGCTTTTAAATTACCTTAATTCGATTCAACACAGATGTCTGAAAGATGTAAATGCCTGcattgattttattcgaGACGAATTCCACTGGTTTTtcgacaaatttttcaatttttcccAATTGATCATAAACGACCACACCATATTTTGAAGGCTCTTCTACTTTGGTGACGAGTATGGTTCCTTCGCTACCATGATTTTTATGGAATTCatataatgatttgaatggaaattCACAGATAACATCGCTGTTTAGCACAAAAAATGGCTCATCATCTTCAGATAGATATTCTCGTGCTAAAGCCAATGGTCCAGCAGTGCCTAATGGTTCTTCTTCCAAACTGAACGTAATTTTTATTCCTAACTGAAATTCGATTagtgaaatgaatatttcaaatcaataaatctaACCAACCTCTTTGGCCTGTTTTCTGATACATTCTTCAAGCATATCGGCACGATAACTTACAGCCAGAATAATATGTTTGATACCGAACTCAACCAATGCATCGATTTGATGTAGAATCATTGGTTTATTACAGAATTCAACCAATGGTTTTGGTAAAGATAATGTTAATGGTCGAAGACGAGTTCCATAGCCACCGACAAGAATCAATGCCTTCATGATTTCAcggcttttttttgattattttttcataaaacaaaaacaaattctgaTGATATGGAATAAATTAGCTGACAATGAAGGGTGTGTTCGTCGAATAATATCGGAAGCAAAtgacataaaaaaattgtttggtCAGCAAAtctattttgattataagCAGCGAGAAAAAAGTGAAACAGTTTGATTATGTTTGAGATACTTTTGATAAGGGTTACAGATAAATTTAGTATATTatgtcaacaaaaaaattactaaCATAATATAACGGTTTATTGGTTGATAGAATGACGTGTCCGTTGTTCAAGATGTTAAAAATTGgctgattgtttttgttcggtatagattttcaatcaatcgatgatgaaaaagtaTCTAAGCAAATAATTGATGGATTGTTCATTTtagattcatttcatcaacaaaacattttgtttggatgtgaatttttggaaattttcaacacgaaattcattaaaaattggtgattattattgccatgaaaacaaacatcaaatcAGATCCAtacaatttgttcaattgacAATAGGTGGCGATAAAAACGTCAACATAATCAAAAGAATTACCGAAAAAACCAGACCACTATGTCggatcataatcaaaatggtAGTGGCATTGAATTCGGTTGTCAGAATCCAAACCATCCAAGTGCACGTTCATAAAGGATAGGAtaaacatttaaaatttttcgcataaaaattctttttcttttgttatattttttttttaataattaaaaacttttattatttaaattaacAAATAGAAAACGATATTTTGTATAACAAAATGAAGGAAGAAGATGAATGCAATTTCCGTTTAATTGTGTGTAGGTGCGTGGTTTGCATGAAAAGGGAGACaagaaagattttttttttttttttttttgaatgggTGTAATGGGCCGGATGAATCGTATATAGCTGGTTCTTCCGACAGATTCAggaaacaagaaaacaaaaacaaaaaaaaacattcaggtgtgattgttgttgtcaacgaaaaaagaaaaattcatctgaatgtcaatgaacaaatgataaatgcccatataaatgatgaaaggGTCGATATAGTGAttgtaatcatcaaacatgataaatgatgaacattcaACGGTAATAGTATATTGCCATTCGAACGTGAAAATCGATTACGAACGCATAAATGTGATAGATTTGCATATTTAGCGCATTCACGTAGATATCCACGATTGAAAAGTTCCAGAATTTTTAACGAAAATTCAGCTGCATCTATatatcgaaacaaaacacaagAAACGTTTgggtagagaaaaaaagatgaaatttttaatcaaaaaaaaactttgaataaTTGACATTTTATAAATATTAAATAAACAACATACCTTTTCCACATTTATCCAAGCTAATATCATAGATGCAGTTGTGATAATTATGTAGTGTACTAACAAATAGATTAataagagaagaaaaaacaaatccggttaaattgaatcatcgaTTTGGTCATTTTGGATAGAATGGATTAACAGGAATGGAAaaccacaaacacacacacacacacatgaacacGAATGCAGTATACTAAAGAAATATTATGATCCTCATCATTcttataaacaaaaagattCAACGATGGACAAAAGTGAGAAATGAGTATTTATTATCCAACATCAATATGACATCTCAATATATAGTGATGGTAacatggtgataataataatcataataaagcaaacaaaatcaCTTTAGTTGAAATTGATGGCTAACTATTAATTATATTTAGTTTATAGCctggaaataataatcactaCACCAACCATTTacgattttttcgattcgaaACAAGAAATCgaggatttttttctatttcttaCCTTAAGAGAAAGTAATGTTGATATTGGCtgtgaaaatggaaatgaaatttattcactATATAAATGGACTCATACTGCGTGTGTACGTTTTTTCAAATACGAATTTCAACCAATAAATtctacaacacacacacaaagttTGTACAATTAGATTtttgacaaatgaaaaaaaaattcaattttttcaacaaaaaaaatcactgatGAACAGAGAGAATCAGATAGTTTCGAGAAATGATTAGAAAAGAAAAGGGtaaaattctttgaaaatattcttgatttcaaacgaaaaaaaatgcagcACACAcgaaaaaactttaaaataatttttttgccaaaaaaattacttCCTAACAAGAAttgtgaatcaaaaaaattttaggtCTCATAAACTAgatttggttttttattcttattttcACTTGCATCGGATGATTGGGTGATGCCTGCCTAAACAACGATgggttcatttttttcctatctatataaataaaatagatAGAGATTCCAGAAGAAAAGAATGTAATGTACAAAGATAATTAAATGGAATGATCCAGAATTTGTaggcagcaaaaaaaaagaaaaaaaattttgattcgattttttcctttttgcttgcttgcttgcttgtgtgtgtgtttttcattatcaacatcaccatcatcatggctAATAGTTAATGTGTAATGGAAAAAGAGTGAGTAAGAGCGAGAAAATAATTCACACtcgaatgatttgattgttgccataaaacaaaaatttttttttgtgtgtgtctggGTGTataaaacaacgacaatgatgatgatgacaaccaACAAAGAAACAATATGAcgaattatgattattatttttcagagaaaaatcttttttttttgtgtaaaGTTCATGATGCTATTACATTGTAGAttattgttttcgttttttttttgttttgttttgttcaacacatcatcatgtgaCGATGATATccgaaacaacaaacaaacaaattgtgAAAGAAAACATGTTGTTTTTCACATCAACCAGACAAAGGTTACATACAACTAtcaaagtcatcatcatcatcaatatattttgttttgatatgagagaaaaagaaacaaaataagacttttaaatgtttgcatttcgaaaatgaataaaattgtcaatcaaacacacacacacacacacaaacacaaacagaaaacaaaaagattcaatgcaccgaaaattataataattgatttttttttcattttcattctctcgtcattattgttttttgttttgtttgcgtACACCAATTTATTCTTAATTATTATCTAGTCTAGATTCTGTAGAACAAAAGAATCATGTACAGaaatgatattgttgttgttgttgttgttattgttatcaaCCCCCCTtccccacacacacacacacacacacacacacacacacattacatACAACTTATttgtaacaacaacgacaatggaAGAAAAGTTTAGGATTTGAAATCCggtaaatttaattaattctcatttttatatacgaaaaaaaacattgtttttttttgacaaaacaaaataacattAACAATGTCACCaagttgaatgaaataaataaaaaaacggatgtaatcaaaaaaaaaaaaaaaaaaaagacaaaaacaacagaataaaataagaatattttattttttttctacttcaAAAATAATACCGATGAGCTTTTCTTTCGTTCACTATGGGACTATTGTTGTCGATATATTCCGGATAAATTTTTCTAGTAGGTACAgctaatgaatattttttttttgtcttttttgttgttgttttcgtgttgttgttgttgtaatgtaaacaaattaatcgtacattcttgaaaaaacatgaaataaaAGACAAAATAGCAAAACTCTTTGTCCAATTTagtgaataatgaatgaaaaaaaaatcaacaaacacgATACTGAATAGctggaaaatgatgatgatgatgaaagaaaaaaaaataaattgaattataaaattttaatgtttacattttcaatgtttatttATGATGACCTATAAATCTTCTGTAATCGCAACCAGACAAAATCGTGTAAGTTTGCTTTGTTTgatatacagaaaaaaaatttgaaaaattgaaaatgatcaaaacacATTGTAATTGTGccggagagaaaaaaagaatgaaagaaaatttcgacATTATTcacacacttttttttgttgatttgcttggttatgattgtttttttctagatggaaatgataatgataaattcccattgtcattcaaattgtcaaaattcaaatcattatcattggattattattattattattatcaactaATACTATGCCAcagtgtgtatgtgtgggtGGATGtctgatgaaaatttttttccattttttttttgagagaTGACACCCGTTTTTTGTGTCtgtaataatgtttttttcatatcaagTTTTGTcttcaaaaatattcatcattattcttttgattcatcatttggtaaacacattcattcattggtaACCACACCCACCTAGAGagacacacagagagagagagaaagaatgaaaaatacgtttatgaaaaaaaagtgaatgaatgaataatgatgttgacaaaaacattgaattttcatgatgataataacacaatgttgatgatatctGACCTATACATCTGAATTAATCATTTATATCTGACAAAACCAGTATAGTGTTGTATATGGCAGAAAGAGAAATGGAAATATAAAAGTCAAATGTATTGGAtagattaatgaaaaaaaaaacatataccAGAAAGGATTATTATATTCgtatattttgatttggGATATGTTTTCTCTCTGTAGTTCTATTCCATtaaagttttgttttctaatgaaacattaataatcaataatctaCCCAAACTACTAAATAGATAATAAATGTGTTGAAATAGAAGGGAAATTTTACAGCAAGACTTCTATTTCGTTTCACAAgcaaaattcataaaaaattaaCGGGTTAAGCGGAATTTTACTGTACATTGAAAATGGGCCTGCTGGCTGCTGGTAGTGAATATAAATCACCACTAAAAATTCTATAgattttttctaaattttccAAGATGAAAATAACGAAAATCTTTCGGTATTGTCAAATAtgcaatttgaaattgaaagaaaaaagattcgatttttgaatatttaaaCACGGGAAAAAATGGAGAAACTGAATGAAATGAGACTGAGACTTACCAGCAATGTTCAATAAACTGTTCCAATATGGTCGAATTTGAGCCATTTTGTGTCATTGTATTACCTTGATTCATTGTTAAACATCGATCAAATTCACCACGATATTTCTTCTGACATGGACCTAATGTCAAATAATCTAATTATAATCAGAATATAAGTGAGAAAGAGAGTAAATGcgattagttttttttctttgcttatTTAGTAAATACATCAATGAAAAGATTGATCACCTTGTTTAAATTTAGGATTATTACATAGTTCCATGGTCAGTCCTAATGGTCCTTCAGACATTTGATCATAAAAATCGGCTGtcatttttgaatgttgaaaattatcattgatgcaCATTTTACGATAATTATTAAAACATTGTACAGCTCGATTTAATTTTctaaaaacagaaaaaaaagaaaaaattgaattacaaCTGCAATCATAAATCATTGCCTTTcacatcattgatgaatcatAATTTAACACTAAATAATATTGTCTCTCTACCACTATATTGTCTGCTGCATTCtaatttcgtttttcgttcaattttttaatcttttttttcgaaaattttctgtgtaaattcaaatcatcatcatcatcaacaagacagtgtcatcaatgatgatgccgAAAACGATTTTTCCAAGTCTTTTTATGTTGAAACTTTTGGAGCCGAGTGGTACAATTTATCattctctatctctctctctctctcgcagTATCTTTTTTGTACTTTCAACAActcataaataataaattttcaatgattgattgatgatcaaattgttccaaacaaaacaaccaaaaaaaaaaaaaaattatcgatcacCAAAAATGGTAATCATTAACTCATTagataaatgaataattctACCACTATTATTGCAACTTCTATTATGGGATGCGCATACAAGAACAAATAGCGGATGGgcaatacaaacaaaaactttttttctggtaacaaaacaaaaacaaaatgacaatcattcaattcgatgattatcattgaatggaGATCAAAAGCAAAATAGTAATGGTATTGATTAGAATCCATAAGATTATTTCGAAATTTCCGccactcattcattcattcattcattatatttttgttcaagaaagaagaaaacaaaacgattgatcatcagaaccgaaaatcaaaacagaatcaaaaaaaattacccaAATatagatatgatgatgaaaataatctaGCTATATCTATTTGAGACTAGAATACTAAATAATCTAAGAATAAAcctaaaagaaaaatgtgcTGAGATTgcaaagagagaaaaaactgaaaataaTTCGCTTTTCATGTTCTCATCAGCAACATTACCATCTTGGTTTCatttagttgttgttgttgatgctgGTGCTGGtgctgttattattatcatcattattacaccGGAGAATGACCTAATGATTCTTGTTTATCTTTGGTTAAAATTACTATATTGTCTCCAGGGtctgtatatatatttggGTTGTCCCTAGTGATCACATAgcgtaatgataataatcatcatcatcgtcatcatcgaaattgtaagacaaaaaaaatgagtgaATGGATATCATAGCAATTAAGATGAAAATAGCGAATTTTGTATGATAGAAGCGATTTGCATtaaacaagacaaaaatatatatatattttaacGTAAGATTTATACTTACACACAAATATGTTCAATTTTATCACTAGAAAGATCATAGGATAGATTATGTGATAATGTTGCTTCACGAAACATTTTTGAACATTGTTTTATATCGCCACATTTAAGCTGTTGAGCATTTGCCATACCAAACATCCAAATcatcggtgatgatgataatgatatagGCTCatatagttgttgttgttgttgataatcattgttcattattattaaatgattAGTTCCGGTGatcattaaatcaatcaataatcgattaattaTATCTAAAACGTATaaaagggaaaaaatgaggaaaaaaataacaagaaaaatgataatttaatttaatttttttcttgcttttcAACCAAATATCGATCAAATtgtgattgaatcaaattaaaagaaaaaattgaaaggaatttcacacacacacacaaacaaaacacagatcggtgataatgataactTTTCTATCTACGAAACTCAATCTATTTATGTAGGACAGGCGTGTGcgtgttttgtgtgtttgtgtgtgtgtgtgtgtcaaacacagtttttattttcaaacaagcatcgaattcaatttaaaaaattaattttcctTTGTTTTCTAGTCttactttcttttttttttgtacccACACTCATTTTCGTTCcctctctcacacacacactaacaaTCACTgaagtttgatttttttcaaaaaacaaaaaattttgtccaaATGAATCTCAAATGTTCAGCGCCAAAGGCTGTCGATGTGATTGTAGAGATTGTGTGGATATTGCAAGATAACAAATTGgctatatgaaaaaaaaattaaaaacgacgacatt
This window of the Dermatophagoides farinae isolate YC_2012a chromosome 3, ASM2471394v1, whole genome shotgun sequence genome carries:
- the Gmppb gene encoding GDP-mannose pyrophosphorylase B; its protein translation is MKALILVGGYGTRLRPLTLSLPKPLVEFCNKPMILHQIDALVEFGIKHIILAVSYRADMLEECIRKQAKELGIKITFSLEEEPLGTAGPLALAREYLSEDDEPFFVLNSDVICEFPFKSLYEFHKNHGSEGTILVTKVEEPSKYGVVVYDQLGKIEKFVEKPVEFVSNKINAGIYIFQTSVLNRIKLKPTSIEKEIFPKMAFEGQLYASELPGFWMDVGQPKDFITGTGLYLSSLKSRNILPSANNPGIVGNVLIHPTAKYGQNCRIGPNVSIGANVVIEDGVCIKRCTIMSNSIVRAHSWLDSCIIGWKCRIGKWVRMENNCVLGEDVLVNDELYLNGVKVLPNKEISKSVAEPSVIM
- the LOC124494862 gene encoding uncharacterized protein LOC124494862; its protein translation is MLFNQSIQQSFYHHYDFNGKFFHHQRQQQQQQRQNSMIKSNSGGNNDNNVKIATTKRIYPCYHCRTLTSSMFMLNHLWHPWRTLSFIIQTLILIDIINRLLIDLMITGTNHLIIMNNDYQQQQQLYEPISLSSSPMIWMFGMANAQQLKCGDIKQCSKMFREATLSHNLSYDLSSDKIEHICVKLNRAVQCFNNYRKMCINDNFQHSKMTADFYDQMSEGPLGLTMELCNNPKFKQDYLTLGPCQKKYRGEFDRCLTMNQGNTMTQNGSNSTILEQFIEHCCTLHNYHNCIYDISLDKCGKDAAEFSLKILELFNRGYLRECAKYANLSHLCVRNRFSRSNGNILLPLNVHHLSCLMITITISTLSSFIWAFIICSLTFR